From Blastocatellia bacterium, one genomic window encodes:
- a CDS encoding rhodanese-like domain-containing protein, which yields MKEISPQEAHELMQRDPEIIYLDVRSVPEFEAGHPQGAINIPLLHFTQGLGMSPNEDFPAVVEATLPKDAKLIVGCKSGGRSANACQLMSQMGYQDVTNLRGGFGGAADRFGQIIEPGWAMLNLPVATEAAEGADYATLAARAKK from the coding sequence ATGAAAGAAATTAGCCCGCAGGAAGCTCACGAGTTGATGCAGCGCGATCCTGAAATCATCTACCTCGACGTGCGCTCGGTGCCCGAGTTCGAGGCCGGCCACCCGCAGGGAGCGATCAACATTCCGCTCCTACACTTCACGCAGGGGCTCGGCATGTCGCCCAACGAAGATTTCCCGGCAGTCGTCGAAGCCACCCTGCCGAAAGATGCCAAATTGATCGTCGGCTGCAAGTCCGGGGGGCGCTCGGCCAACGCCTGCCAGTTGATGAGCCAGATGGGCTATCAGGATGTCACCAATCTGCGCGGCGGCTTTGGCGGCGCGGCAGATCGCTTCGGGCAGATCATCGAGCCGGGATGGGCAATGCTCAACCTGCCGGTCGCGACCGAAGCCGCCGAGGGCGCCGATTACGCCACGCTCGCCGCTCGCGCCAAGAAGTAA
- a CDS encoding DUF3108 domain-containing protein, protein MLMLKRAFILLAIGALTLPSAAQTRSIKSDRTAPAKYVPAVGERLNYDVSWADFIVAGELTLETKDRRTVDGVDAFHVSAQAQSIGLVSVMAMKVNDVYESFLNAATLMPFRAEKNTRHGKKRDQGSMQLDQQKRTARLDDGRTIEILPDTYDVAGLLFAIRGMDLTVGRARQFNLIEDGKLYRISVMPEAKEKVTTRAGTFETVRMATKNLSGGRDSNLYNLKMFITTDARRLPVMLTAEPSWGSVRVQLTSIAGRATK, encoded by the coding sequence ATGCTGATGCTCAAACGCGCTTTCATTTTGCTTGCCATCGGCGCGCTCACGCTGCCGAGCGCCGCGCAAACCCGCAGCATTAAATCAGACCGCACGGCGCCGGCGAAGTACGTGCCGGCGGTCGGCGAGCGCTTGAATTATGATGTGTCGTGGGCTGACTTCATCGTCGCCGGCGAGCTGACGCTCGAAACCAAAGACCGCCGCACCGTAGACGGCGTGGACGCCTTTCACGTCAGCGCGCAGGCGCAATCCATCGGCCTGGTCAGCGTCATGGCGATGAAGGTCAACGACGTTTATGAGTCTTTCCTGAACGCCGCCACCTTGATGCCGTTTCGCGCCGAGAAGAACACACGGCATGGCAAGAAGCGCGATCAGGGATCGATGCAGCTCGATCAGCAAAAGCGCACGGCGCGGCTCGACGATGGGCGCACGATTGAAATTCTGCCGGACACCTATGACGTCGCCGGTTTGCTGTTTGCGATTCGCGGCATGGATTTGACTGTGGGGCGGGCGCGGCAGTTCAACCTCATCGAAGACGGCAAGCTCTACCGGATCAGCGTCATGCCGGAGGCGAAAGAGAAAGTGACGACGCGCGCCGGCACGTTTGAAACGGTAAGGATGGCGACAAAGAATCTGAGCGGCGGGCGCGACAGCAATCTTTATAACTTGAAGATGTTTATCACCACGGACGCGCGCCGGTTGCCGGTGATGCTAACCGCCGAGCCGTCGTGGGGCAGCGTCCGCGTGCAGTTGACT
- a CDS encoding M23 family metallopeptidase has translation MTITRKQALIALITTSLISTASASAQQTSNQPSPTTPQSINQVVSTGAAKTAEDAGSRPRVVTPALSMNAAEAPTAKPAAAPAFELATVIPAAPTVIKRSPTTIEIPADLQAEVKSPARPDAKAEPKAIESKYEARPVISTAQVGSTFGYRSDPFTGRARFHAGCDIKAHWGESIGASLAGIVQFAGWNHGYGNLVIINHGGGVTTHYAHLSSFDVQVGQRVERGQILGRAGSTGRATSAHLHYELRLDGNPMNPFQPLALDPSSEYFKQPATAPEKADVPKPALELMRVP, from the coding sequence TTGACGATCACTCGCAAGCAGGCACTTATTGCTTTGATAACCACTTCGCTCATCTCGACCGCTAGCGCCAGCGCGCAACAAACCAGCAATCAACCGAGCCCGACCACACCGCAAAGCATCAATCAAGTCGTCAGCACCGGCGCCGCGAAGACCGCTGAAGATGCCGGCAGCCGGCCCAGAGTCGTGACGCCCGCTCTATCAATGAACGCCGCCGAAGCGCCGACGGCTAAGCCGGCTGCGGCGCCGGCCTTCGAGCTTGCCACGGTCATCCCGGCAGCGCCCACCGTCATCAAGCGCAGCCCGACGACTATCGAAATCCCCGCTGATTTACAGGCCGAAGTGAAGAGCCCGGCACGGCCCGACGCGAAGGCCGAGCCGAAGGCGATAGAGTCGAAGTATGAAGCGCGCCCGGTGATCTCGACCGCACAGGTCGGCAGCACCTTCGGTTATCGCAGCGACCCGTTCACGGGCCGCGCGCGCTTTCATGCCGGCTGCGATATCAAGGCGCACTGGGGCGAATCGATTGGCGCCAGCCTCGCCGGCATCGTGCAGTTCGCCGGTTGGAATCATGGCTATGGCAACCTCGTCATCATCAATCATGGCGGCGGCGTGACGACGCACTACGCCCACCTGTCGAGCTTCGACGTACAGGTCGGCCAGCGCGTCGAGCGCGGCCAGATCCTCGGGCGCGCCGGCAGCACGGGCCGCGCCACCTCAGCACACTTGCATTATGAGCTTCGTCTTGATGGCAACCCGATGAATCCGTTCCAGCCTCTGGCCCTTGATCCTTCGTCCGAATATTTCAAGCAGCCGGCCACGGCTCCCGAAAAGGCCGATGTGCCGAAGCCTGCGCTAGAATTAATGCGTGTCCCATAG